One Salvia miltiorrhiza cultivar Shanhuang (shh) chromosome 6, IMPLAD_Smil_shh, whole genome shotgun sequence genomic window, ATTCGAGTTCCAATCGAATCTGACAGTGTGGAGCCTGAAACTCCACCATCTTTACTTGATGGTTGGGCTAGTGACTGGTCCTATGATAGAAAAATACGCTACCTTAAATTGCTAGACATCTTGTGTCCTGGTGTCTTAGCCCTCTACACTCAGGTTAAGATGTTTTATTTGATGAATAGTAGTCTGATGAGATTTATGTTGCTGGATTGTGTTGCCCTGTGATGTCTTTTGATGCATTATTTCTGAGGGTTGTTATTGATATGAGATAAACTGCCTTAATATGCCCTGTGATGTCTTTTGATGCATTTTTTCTGAGGGTTGTTATTGATATGAGATAAGCTGCCTTAATATGCCCTGTGATGTCTTTTGATGCATTATTTCTGAGGGTTGTTATTGATATGAGATAAACTATCATTCACTAAGTAAAAGAAGTGTTTACATTCTAAACAATAGATACAAAAAGACCATTTTGTTGCTTATGATATAAATATGACCTTACCAAAAAGTAGGGAATACGAAATTCAAAAAGAAGAGAATACTAACTTCATCCTATTTAGCTAGCTAGTAACCAAATGACCTTACCAGATGGTTTATGTTGTAGATTGTACCATCCTTGTTTTCAGGTTGCATTAGATACTCCAAGCAATCCCTTACAAGCTTTTCCTCAACATAAATGTTTTGAGGAAGTGTACCACGCATTATCAATCCCCCTTTGTTCATATGTGGAATTCTGTAATTGTTTTCTCCCATCAGCATCTTAATCTCCTTGTAGCAGCATTGTAGGGTCAGAAAAACATTGTTTAATTTTTCTGCTGACAGTTCTTCAAAGGAGCTGTTGACATTCCTTAATAAATCATCTACACCATTTGCATACTAATTTCATACTGAACCATctctactacaaaagtttacatacataacagtacatagataacggtttttttcaaaaaccgttatgtatgagcgcacttttaggaatagataacagtttttcgaaaatccgttatctatgtactgttgtctaaatgcatagataacggtttgaacaaatgcgttatgtttttgcgttatctattagttgcatacataacggtattacaaaaccgttacgccaccgttatctatgaccatcttttataacagttaTTTATAACgctaaagaaccgttatgtataagagtcatttacaacggtttttgaaccgttatgtatgagcgtctctaaaaactattatgtataatttttttattacttttttttaaataatattaatattatattatattatattatattatattatattaaaaaataacaaattaagtgtttatcctaaaatctgaatttattTCTAGttatagactttgaaaaataataaaatctaaATACATTATTAAAAacctaaataccaaaaattaaataataaaagtgaaacaaaagaaaaaaaaaagaaaaaaaaagaaagaaaaagatttgACTTCATTTCTTCAACGCCTAAAATCCTTATTCATTGCTCCCGCTTAATTTTCACGCTAACACCTCAAAATTTCCCCCAAATCGGACCTggcctctttctctcttcacCATCGCCGTGCCCTGCCACCGCCGTCGCGACTCGCCGCCACGACCAGCGCCGCCCGGCACTCACTGCGCCCCCCATCTCGTCGTCCTCTATTTGTTTACCCGTAGCAGCAGCTGCGGAGATATCTCTCCATCTCGAACCCGCGTCGCCTGCCACCGACCGTGTCGACTCGCCGTTGCCACGCCGGCCGTCTTCTCGCCGCCCCTTTTAACCCTAGGCGCCGCGATAAACCCCATTTTAGCTCGCAAATCCCTATCTGCTCTTCGCGCGCGTCAGCTCGTAAACCCTATTTTTTCCAATTCCTCATTTAATTTATGATTGTTTCTCTTTGTTGTCAACAATTCATGGAGCTTCACGCTGTGAATTCAGATTTCAATTAGAATGCAGAATTTATTGGACTCGAGAAGCCATTCATCGAGCATGCCGCTTTGTGGATGAGTATCTACTATTGAATACCTTTCTCGCTGGTTATAGCCTCACAATTGTAGATGTTGCAGTCTGGACTGCTCTTGCTGGTAAAATTTATGCAATTCTATTATTGAGCTTCTTTATATCGATGATCCTTGATGTGGTCtcgacttttttttttccaaaggaCTTCTTTTCGTGAAAGAGATTACTCATGTTTTCAATGTGTATTATAGCTTGCCTTTGATTGCTATGTCTTTTCTATATAAATCATGGCACACAAGTATTCTACTTCTCAGAGAATATATGTTCTTTTATTTCTATTACAGGAGCTGGTCTGAGATGGGAAAGTTTAAGGAAATGTTCTTTTATATTCTCCCAAATTGTATATTATCCAATTTCTTGATATTGAGTATTTTTTCTTGTAGGGTTCCTGTAGTGGCTATGGTAACACTACAGGTTTTTGCTCCTCTATGTTATGTATGTCTCCATCTTCTCACTCGGAGCACAAAGCGAATCTGAGCAGATCTAGATCCCAAATCCAGTTCTTGCATTCCCCTCTATTTTTTCCATTTCAGGTAGCTTCTTCGCTTGATTATGTATTTCTTTCTACATTTTATGCCTGCTGGATTATAGATTCATTTCAGGTTCAAGAGATTCTGCATTTTATGCCTACTGGATTATAGATTCATTTTTATTGTTTGTTGGTTGTTGATTGTGTGAAATTGAGCTGTAGAGCAGTGCATATAGCTGACAGATTTGGGGTTTCCTGCATCAACATGGAAGAACCCTTTGAAAGAAGAAAAGTGATATCTATGAATAAACAATCAAATATAGACACCACTGCTCGGAAAGGGAAACATAGGAATGACCAGTGAATCGTCGGGCTTCATTCattctcctcctcctcttctctCTGAATGGCGCCGTGGACTGAGGAACGTCGATGAACGCCGCTCACTGCCATGGTCTTCGAGATTCGGGTGAGTGGTTGTCACCTCCACTCTGTCGTTACCTCTCTCACTCACTCTCACGAACAGATCTCCCTCACACACGAAGAGAATAGAAACCGAGTCCTAGCTCTCTCTCGACTCTCCTTGGTTAAGGGTAGCCGCAATTCTCCCATTTCGAAGCTAAGTTTCCTATCCCATCCACTGCAGCTAAAAATCAGCAGCTGCAGTATTACTGATTTCTATTCTTTATGTGATCTTTGTAGGTCTAAATACGAGCAGCAAGCATTTTTGAAGCCTAGCCTGCGTATTCAATCAGGTTCTGCAAAACAGTCTTTACAAGCAAGTTTATCCCGAAAGATTGTTAACAGCCTACGAAGTTCGAATTCATCAGAAAACTCAGTATGTTTCCACACTTATAGGTTTGAAATTTTGGGCGTCTACATCTATGTGATATGTTTCCTATGGTTGTGCTTTACAAGGCGAAGCTGTTATTGTTGAAGTAGATATTAAGCTAAGATAAAACTGAGTATCAAGATGGATATGTTAACTTTGAATTCCAGTGGAGTATCTTAGCATTAAGGTAATTGCAAATATGGTGATACAAGCAGGAATATATAGGAACAATGAAGGTTAAAGTACTTAAAGGCTCCAACTTAGCTGTTCGGGATATGCTATCAAGCGATCCATATATTGTGTTGACTCTCGGGCAGCAGGTTAGTATCTCTTTTCGTTCTTTGTTCTGCATTATTTCGGAGCGAGCCTAGGCTTTGAGTATTGTGCAACTGCTGAACTCAACTGAGTGGCCTAACTATCATGCTAGCAGTATCTTTTTGTGATGTTGGTTGTTTCTGATCCTCCTAGAAAGTGCAAACGAGCGTGGTGAATAGCTATTTGAATCCGGTATGGAATGAGGAGCTTACGCTTTCTATTCCACACGATTACAGCCAAGTAAAACTGGTAATCCCCGTGCTCATTTTCATCGTTATAACTCCATATTTGACACTCCACTGAACATCTACAAACGctaatttgagagagagaaatagagcagagtttatgatgattacTGTATCTTCTTTgttgatgataaaatgataGCATAATTTCTTCCCTATTGGCATTTTGGTTCTTTTTTACTTTCATAGACCATGATATCTTATGATCAACACATGTATTCTCTGGTGATGAATCCAACAGCCAATTTGGTTGTTTCTAGTGTATAAAGCTAAGTAGATGCACAATGAATGTGACAGCAAGTTTATGATCACGATACGTTCTCTGCTGATGACATAATGGGAGAGGCGGACATAGACATTCAGCCGATGATAACCTCAGCATTGGCATACGGAGACGCTAGAAAGTTTGCGGACATGCAGATCGGGAAGTGGCTGAAATCATACGACAACGCACTCATAGAGGATAGCCCTGTCAACATTGTTGCTGGGAAGGTGAGGCAGGATCTGTGGCTCAGGCTCCAAAATGTAGAATCTGGTGAAGTAGAACTTGAACTAGAGTGGGTTCTTCTTTGAACTTTCTTCATTTGTATATGTATTCCCCCAACCTCATTATTGTCATTTTTCAGAATAAATTTTATcatgtatgattttttttttcttttaagttcTAGCATGTATTCTTCATGGCCAGGACTATTTTACTGGATAGCGGGTCTTTCATTTACTggatttctgtttttgttttggAAATTTTAGAAGTGTGTTGAATTGCTATGAACTGTGCACTATTCATGGTGGTGTTTGCTGATTACAGGTGCCCCAAGTGCGTAGAACTAAAGCTTCGCCGTGAAGGTGCTGCTTTCTGGTTCGTTCTTTGATTGCGCTTTTGGAGTGTAATTTTACTAGCTTCTAGTTTTATTTCCATTGAAGCTGGATTAAATTTGTCCTAGACTTAGAAATTGTAGGTAAGACAATTGGGGATCTTCGAAGCTAGGTGCGTTGTAGACTGACTCCCTGGCCTTAGTATTGTATTAGCCTCTACAGAGCATCTATCTGACTTTGTTCTGCATGAAACACTTCTGCTGATTAGGCTTCATTCCTTTTGGAATTGGTTGCAAGTAATGCCTATTCTTTATCCTTTCCAGTTCCCAAGAGTGTTTCAAGGCATCCTGGAGTTCCCATAAATTTGTTCACTTGAATGCAAAATCTTCTTTAATTGCATCTGAAAGTTATAGTGAACAGAACTTGGGTCTGCCGGGTGACGGCTGGCTCTACTGCTTGATAGAAGGACAAGCACAGACACCAAAACTTCCACATTTTGACTGGACCGGGTAATTCATTTGCCTAGTTATCATTTTAATTACCTCTAAccccaaaaataaaacaatgcTTGTCCCAGCTACAAactttatgtttaatttttttatctggTTTATTTCTCTGTCCTTTTCAGGCCATTAAGACCATATCCAATGTCACAGAAACGTATAGTACCTACTCATATTGATCAACCTGACAATTAGTTTGAATGTTAAGATACTTTAGCAATATACAAGGTGTGGTTACTTTTTGTTTGGCTGTGTAATTCTCTATGTTTAATCATATATGATTTTGTGGTTGATATTTCCTGATACTCATGATAAATAGTTATTTGGATCATATATTCTCGTCTTGTTTCATTTTCCAGTTTGAATTGCTCCGACGTTAGTTTCATGGTTTGCAGAGTCAATTTCATGCCTAGAGGAATCTGTAAATATCTTTCTGGATATTGGAAGGTTTAATATGTCTGCAAGGTATTATAAGGTAAAAGATTAAATGTTTGCAGATATCTGATTTTCCAATTCATTCTTTTGAATTTCACGTTAGCCACCGGGTTGGTTCTGTTCCATATGCTGAATTTTTCAGCCTTACGTAACAAAAGTAGTTCTCTGTATAAGGACATTGGTATGTTATTAGTCACCGTTTAGGCATAATCTTGATTCTTGAGTATTATTACAGTACTGAGAAGTAATTGAAAGATGGTAATTTGAGATATCTTAATATGCAGGAAATTCTTGAGTATTATTATCAGCATTAGTCACCATTTACACTTATGTGGAGATggataattttgaaaaatagatgcctttacttgaactgagctTTGGAAGGAAAATTCTTGAGCAAATAAATTAGTGTGCATCAGTGTTGGACTTGTAGTTTGATGTATTCCAGCTGAGCCTTTGTGTGCACGCATGAGTTTTTATCAAGGGAGGAAGATCAAGATGGAGATGTTACTTTCAAAAAGGGAGGAAGATCAAGATGGAGATGAGCGCGAAGGAAGCCTTTGAAAGGTCGATGAGGACTTTGTCGGAGTGGATAAGCCAGGAAGTGAATCGAAATATGTAATGATCTTAtatacttgatacttggttcattcGGATGATAATGTACGAATATTTtggataatatataatattgttattgttgattttatcattttgttgttttaaagttatttatttatttcttgatataaataatataaaaattgagaaaaaaatattaaatattaaagataatGGTTAAAATCGTTGTAAAAGgtacaaaaaaccgttatctatatcttacaaagataacggtttaaaccgttataaaaagtataaaaaactgttaactatgttatgagaaaaaagaaatattatataatacataacagattaattctaatacataacagtctaaaaccgttatctttttcttacaaagataacggtttaaaccgttataaaaagtataaaaaactgttaactataatatgaaaaaatatatattatggaatagataacggataaattattatacataacagtcgaaaaccgttatctttttcttacaaagataacggtttaaaccgttataaaaagtataaaaaactgttaactataatatgaaaaaatatatattatggaatagataacggataaattataatacataacagtcgaaaaccgttatgtataatcaatatagataacggttttataaccgtgatgtatgtgtggttgtactgttatcttttcccttcatagataacggtttttaaaccgttgtgtatgacacctataatagataacaccactatacacaacggtttttttgctcatagataacggataaaatccgttatctatgagcgtttttctagtagcaGCTGCTTTGAAATCCTCATCATTTGGATCAACATGAGGTTTTGCATTTTCTTGTTGAATGATAATGTGTTTGCTTGCACAGGAAGGCCATTTAGCTTTAATGGCAGGTATAATCTGGGAGTTTAAATAGAATAAACTAAGTGATGACATAAATTTTGTCTGATAGTAGTTCATAGAAAACAGAATATTGCTACTTGTTTGATGATATAGTCCTTTATGACTGACTTCGTGATAGCTTGAATTGGTTTGGTCTCCAATGAGCCATTTAATCtgttctttgaatttctttttgCTGGCTCCAAAGTAGTGAATGGAAATATTCTAATTTTTCCGTCGAATATGAGATTCCCATCACTTGAATATAGTGGTCTGGTCACATCGCACATGAACATCACTAAAGTGATGAATCTTTTCGATTTACATGATCTGGAAGAAGATAGCACCTATCTGAGCACTTTGTGATATAAAACTATTTTTTGTCTATGTGAATTGTGTTGTGCATTCCTATGAAATTCAGCTTTTCATTTGATATATCTGGACTCAAATGACTCAAACTCCAACGTAGCCTGGCAAGCTTGTTCACCTAAGCAAGTGTTGGCTTTATTGCACTTGTGTGTGCCCTTATCTGCCTTTGCTTTATCCAACTGCCAACTTGGCTTTTGCTACACTAAGATGCACCGTCATCTTTCTTACTGTAGACCTTTGAAGCACATAAAGGTTTCTAACTTTTTCTACATCAAGTTTCATTCTATCATTGTGTTGATTACCTTATTTTCTTGGCAGCAATATGACAGGGTTTCCAGAGACTAGATGCTCCTTTGCAACTTTCCAGATCTTgtataggggtgagcattcgggcggGTTGGGTTGAAACCGAACTGAAATACCCAACCCGAAACCCAAACCGCCTAAAAAATttcaaaccaaaccaaaccgtttGACTggtcaaaaccgaaccaaaccgaaccgtaaattttcggttcggtttggccaaaaccgttttttttttttaaaaaaaaagctaTAAGCAAAAATTAAAGTACTATGAATAAGTAAAAATTACCACATCTAGATAAATCCATTTACTTCTACAATCAAGAGtttgtaaaaattaaagaacAAGCACAGAATAAAAATCTTATGTACTTTTGAATTTAATGTAAAGtgtaaaattctaaatttaatttttaaatatttattaattaattaattaaaaataaatatttattaattatatttaaatcggGCGGGTTCGGTTTATAAACCAAACCGTTTTTCTCAAATCGAACCCGAACCGTTTTCTGgcggtttgaaaattttcaaaccaaaccgaaccgtTTTCTCTAcataaaccgaaccaaaccgcccggtttggttcggttcggttggGTTTGGCGGTTCCGGTTTGGTTTTGCTCAACCCTAATCTTGTAGACCGATTTTCTGGTGATACCAAAAGATGTAGAAGCCTCTTTTGGAGCTCCATGATTTAGCTTTCCGTTGCAGCTTTTTTGAACAAGAAACTAAGTGACGTTATTACGCTCTAGTGTTGATTAATTTTCCTTTCTCTGTTCAGCCATTGTAGCTTCTCTTGCATTTATGTTGTTTAAAGTGAGAGAAGCTTAGAATGCAGATTgcatttatgcctttaaatgatTGTATTTATGGTGTGTTAAGTAAGGGTAATTTTGAATTAGTTGAAAATTTCCCTCCACTATTTTGGTCACGTCAAGCAAGCTTGTTGACACGCACTCGTCGTACGGTACGATCAAAATACTCGTGTTTGCCCTAGACGGACAAATCACTCTTATATGCTCACAACCAAAGATCAGTCTTAgtagcaagtatagggtcgaatcccacagggagtgatgAACCACTTTTGTTCTCCGAaaacaaactgaggtgtcacaagtctcaatTTGTATAACCTGCGCAAAGAAACTTAAACGAAGATAAAAAATAACAAGGGTAAGGTTTTAGGTTAGGTCATAACaattgtcaatatttatttcggtcataggcatactaaAGATCCACCCATGATCCGTGtaaactcaag contains:
- the LOC130988390 gene encoding ADP-ribosylation factor GTPase-activating protein AGD12-like; protein product: MVFEIRVSGCHLHSVVTSLTHSHEQISLTHEENRNRVLALSRLSLVKGSRNSPISKLSFLSHPLQLKISSCSITDFYSLCDLCRSKYEQQAFLKPSLRIQSGSAKQSLQASLSRKIVNSLRSSNSSENSEYIGTMKVKVLKGSNLAVRDMLSSDPYIVLTLGQQKVQTSVVNSYLNPVWNEELTLSIPHDYSQVKLQVYDHDTFSADDIMGEADIDIQPMITSALAYGDARKFADMQIGKWLKSYDNALIEDSPVNIVAGKVRQDLWLRLQNVESGEVELELEWVLL
- the LOC130988391 gene encoding methionine aminopeptidase 1A-like; its protein translation is MNCALFMVVFADYRCPKCVELKLRREGAAFCSQECFKASWSSHKFVHLNAKSSLIASESYSEQNLGLPGDGWLYCLIEGQAQTPKLPHFDWTGPLRPYPMSQKRIVPTHIDQPDN